One genomic window of Kaistia geumhonensis includes the following:
- a CDS encoding winged helix-turn-helix transcriptional regulator has protein sequence MGGKWKPLILYHLAPGAKRTGELRRLVTNVSEKMLIQHLKELAEDGIVRRIDFQTVPPHVEYELTAFGRSLAEVLAPLCEWGTAHTDEVAFIVQRRDGTTRAA, from the coding sequence ATGGGCGGCAAGTGGAAGCCGCTGATCCTCTATCATCTCGCCCCGGGCGCGAAGCGGACGGGGGAGCTTCGCCGGCTGGTGACCAATGTCAGCGAGAAGATGCTGATCCAGCATCTGAAGGAACTCGCCGAGGACGGCATCGTGCGCCGCATCGATTTCCAGACCGTGCCGCCGCATGTCGAATACGAGCTGACGGCGTTCGGCCGGAGCCTCGCCGAGGTGCTGGCGCCGCTCTGCGAATGGGGAACCGCCCACACCGACGAGGTCGCCTTCATCGTCCAGCGGCGGGACGGCACGACGCGCGCGGCGTAA
- a CDS encoding alpha/beta hydrolase — MTAIYRGYDQEGLDKQYERLVADDAFETFDRWRARSDETAARRPARLDIAYGPSGTEKLDIFPAADPAAPILVYIHGGYWIWKDKADFRFVAEGVVDAGVTLVVINYALTPDHDMDEITRQVRAALAFTWKNAGGLVPGDRNRIFAAGHSAGGHLTAVVTTTDWPAFDPELPPAILAGGVAVSGIYDLEPIRLSYLNETVGLDAAMAGRNSPLHAVHAGMPPLTLVVGGDESDEFKRQQASFAAAATALGNTVETLEVPAHHHFAVIETIADRGSPLNAAVLKRLGV, encoded by the coding sequence ATGACGGCGATCTATCGCGGCTACGACCAGGAAGGCCTCGACAAGCAGTATGAGCGGCTCGTCGCCGACGACGCCTTCGAGACCTTCGACCGCTGGCGGGCGCGCAGCGACGAGACAGCCGCCCGCAGGCCGGCCCGCCTCGACATCGCCTATGGACCGTCCGGGACGGAAAAGCTCGACATCTTCCCCGCCGCCGATCCCGCCGCGCCGATCCTCGTCTATATCCATGGCGGCTACTGGATCTGGAAGGACAAGGCGGATTTCCGCTTCGTCGCCGAGGGCGTCGTCGATGCCGGCGTCACGCTGGTCGTCATCAACTATGCGCTGACGCCGGACCATGACATGGACGAGATCACCCGCCAGGTCCGCGCCGCCCTCGCCTTCACATGGAAGAACGCCGGCGGCCTCGTCCCCGGCGATCGGAACCGCATCTTCGCCGCCGGCCATTCGGCGGGCGGTCATCTGACCGCCGTCGTCACCACGACGGACTGGCCCGCCTTCGACCCGGAGCTGCCGCCCGCGATCCTCGCCGGCGGCGTCGCCGTCTCGGGCATCTACGATCTCGAGCCGATCCGCCTCTCCTATCTCAACGAGACGGTCGGCCTCGACGCGGCCATGGCCGGGCGCAACAGCCCGCTCCATGCCGTCCATGCCGGCATGCCGCCGCTCACCCTCGTCGTCGGCGGCGACGAATCCGACGAGTTCAAGCGCCAGCAGGCGAGCTTCGCCGCCGCCGCCACAGCGCTCGGCAACACCGTCGAAACCCTCGAAGTTCCGGCCCATCACCACTTCGCGGTGATCGAGACCATCGCCGACAGGGGCAGCCCCCTCAACGCCGCGGTGCTGAAACGCCTCGGCGTCTGA
- a CDS encoding NAD-dependent epimerase/dehydratase family protein codes for MSILVTGASGFLGLNILEQLLAEGESVVAVADKPLPLLATSVFSELPGRLTEAVCDVRQEDPIRRLIAGEQVTHVLHAAAITSNVARERTESGRVVSVNLGGLAAVAAASAAEGVERFVFVSSNAIFGGATPDYVMLDEDYPKDPGNLYALTKWQGEMILDKIGAATGLDWVAGRLAGVFGPWEHRTGIRDTMNPVFQANGLAFAGRPAWLPRPGHSNWHFSRDAAASLITLLRAPAHRHAVYNLGTPYLWSIGDWCERLAALFPDFSIAIGGDPGEATEINLYGDHDGGVLSWERFTEEFGPTGLYDLDAAFAHLMEWQARHQRFGFEEGGA; via the coding sequence ATGAGCATCCTTGTCACCGGCGCGAGCGGGTTTCTCGGCCTCAACATCCTCGAGCAACTCCTCGCCGAGGGCGAAAGCGTCGTCGCGGTGGCGGACAAGCCGCTGCCGCTCCTCGCGACCAGCGTCTTCTCGGAATTGCCGGGCCGGCTCACCGAGGCGGTCTGCGATGTCCGCCAGGAAGACCCGATCCGCCGCCTCATCGCCGGCGAGCAGGTGACGCATGTGCTGCATGCGGCGGCGATCACCTCCAATGTCGCGCGCGAGCGGACGGAGAGCGGGCGCGTCGTCTCGGTCAATCTCGGCGGCCTCGCCGCGGTCGCCGCCGCCAGCGCGGCCGAGGGCGTCGAGCGCTTCGTCTTCGTCTCGTCCAACGCCATCTTCGGCGGCGCGACGCCCGATTACGTCATGCTGGACGAGGACTATCCGAAGGACCCCGGCAATCTCTACGCCCTCACCAAATGGCAGGGCGAGATGATCCTCGACAAGATCGGCGCCGCGACCGGGCTCGACTGGGTCGCCGGCCGCCTCGCCGGCGTGTTCGGCCCCTGGGAGCACCGCACCGGCATCCGCGACACGATGAACCCGGTCTTCCAGGCGAACGGCCTCGCCTTCGCCGGCCGGCCCGCCTGGCTCCCGCGGCCCGGCCACAGCAACTGGCATTTCTCGCGCGATGCCGCCGCCTCGCTGATCACGCTGCTGCGCGCGCCGGCCCATCGCCACGCGGTCTACAATCTCGGCACGCCCTATCTCTGGTCGATCGGCGACTGGTGCGAGCGGCTGGCCGCGCTCTTCCCCGATTTCTCGATTGCGATCGGCGGCGATCCGGGCGAGGCGACCGAGATCAATCTCTATGGCGATCATGACGGCGGCGTTCTCTCCTGGGAGCGCTTCACCGAGGAGTTCGGGCCGACCGGCCTCTACGATCTCGACGCCGCCTTCGCGCATCTCATGGAATGGCAGGCGCGGCACCAGCGCTTCGGCTTCGAGGAGGGCGGCGCATGA
- a CDS encoding GntR family transcriptional regulator — MTAGLSLLSVRQQVSAAIRAAIFDGELKPGARLTERQICERAGVSRTIAREVIRELEAERLVESNRRHGFVVAAMSLKEVADLYEVRILLEARACALCAAAMTEELARRLDAAMEAIESAAMSGDREAQRRTNTAFYEAIFEAADNVVLGQILHALHGRVSYLRSLSMSQGGRPLQSLGELKAILAALKAGDGAEASRLSTLHIEAARAVALKALGEEAARNTKPALEAPRP, encoded by the coding sequence ATGACGGCCGGCCTTTCTTTGCTCTCCGTGCGCCAGCAGGTCTCGGCCGCCATCCGCGCCGCGATCTTCGACGGCGAGCTGAAGCCCGGCGCGCGGCTCACCGAGCGGCAGATCTGCGAGCGGGCCGGCGTCTCGCGCACCATCGCCCGCGAGGTGATCCGCGAACTGGAGGCCGAGCGCCTCGTCGAGAGCAATCGCCGCCACGGCTTCGTCGTCGCCGCCATGAGCCTCAAGGAGGTCGCCGATCTCTACGAGGTCCGCATCCTGCTCGAGGCGCGGGCCTGCGCGCTCTGCGCCGCCGCGATGACAGAGGAGCTCGCACGCCGGCTCGACGCCGCCATGGAGGCGATCGAGTCCGCCGCGATGTCGGGCGACCGCGAGGCGCAGCGCCGCACAAACACCGCCTTCTACGAGGCGATCTTCGAGGCTGCGGATAACGTTGTTCTCGGCCAGATCCTGCATGCGCTGCATGGCCGCGTGTCCTATCTTCGCTCGCTCTCGATGTCGCAGGGCGGGCGGCCGCTTCAGAGCCTCGGCGAACTGAAGGCGATCCTCGCCGCGCTGAAGGCCGGCGACGGCGCGGAGGCGTCCCGTCTCAGCACGCTGCATATCGAGGCCGCGCGGGCCGTGGCGCTGAAGGCGCTCGGCGAGGAAGCCGCGCGAAATACCAAACCCGCGCTGGAGGCGCCGCGACCATGA
- a CDS encoding amino acid synthesis family protein, producing MTLSSLPGLSLRRQFVFAETTFSEMGRPGEPPLRKVAVVAVIANPYAGRFEADLGAFVAASAALGEAMAAEAVAAMAPYTVESYGKGAVIGLAGEQDHGIALITTPFGDALRRGVGGGRAWISSFSKRAAPGATIDVPLAHKDALYVRSHYDGVTVHLADAPLPDEVAIIAAFANRGRLNHRLGGLDADAIRGEDGLT from the coding sequence ATGACCCTTTCCTCTCTCCCCGGCCTTTCCCTGCGCCGCCAGTTCGTCTTCGCCGAAACGACCTTCTCCGAGATGGGCCGGCCCGGCGAGCCGCCGCTGCGCAAGGTCGCGGTCGTGGCCGTGATCGCCAATCCCTATGCCGGCCGCTTCGAGGCCGATCTCGGCGCCTTCGTGGCGGCGAGCGCGGCGCTCGGCGAGGCCATGGCGGCGGAGGCCGTCGCGGCCATGGCGCCCTACACGGTCGAAAGCTACGGCAAGGGCGCCGTCATCGGCCTTGCCGGCGAGCAGGACCACGGCATCGCGCTGATCACGACGCCTTTCGGCGACGCGCTGCGCCGCGGCGTCGGCGGCGGCCGCGCCTGGATCTCGTCCTTCTCCAAGCGCGCCGCTCCCGGCGCCACGATCGACGTGCCGCTCGCCCACAAGGACGCTCTCTATGTCCGCTCGCACTATGACGGCGTGACCGTGCATCTTGCCGACGCGCCGCTGCCGGACGAGGTGGCGATCATCGCCGCCTTCGCCAATCGCGGCCGCCTCAACCATCGCCTCGGCGGCCTCGACGCGGACGCCATCCGCGGCGAGGACGGGCTCACCTGA
- a CDS encoding hydantoinase B/oxoprolinase family protein produces the protein MSIDPVTLQVIGGALHTIAREMAYVLYRMSFSSIIRESEDLGAGLFDRSFATLCESDNTPLHIGSIPGYLRGIEASMTTPWREGDVVIHNHPYFGASHSPDIAVVVPVFFEGRHIGFAANTAHHVDIGSATPGLIVDIQDIFGEGMLLKAVKLYEGGVRNETVWNYLANNSRVGRQLQDDLGAQIASAQLGARRFQELYATYGAETVEAASAELMAYTERMLRKRIAEIPDGDYVAESWLDDDGRNRGVRLPIRVCVRIRGDEAEVDLTGSSPQVPTAFNVPFEGSTKVACYVAFRSLLLDTFTASVPIPANEGSFRPIKVTAPKGTIFNPIFPTAASARFSQCNRMIDCIIRALSPVLPEAAIAGSSASLSFVAYSGLRKTSGDYWVFIEVNEGAYGGRPRSDGPDSIDNLMANTRNNPIEDLGMHLPMICDRYELRDDVECGAGRFRGGIGVVKHQRLLEGGWLTHEAERHTDKPWGLFGGHDGAEGRVDIFNHADPAGTTEPQHAKISGVVMKPGDTMAFYSPCGGGFGDPLDRPVSTVLDDVLDGFCTIAYARSAYGVVIDDAMRIDHEATEALRAGMAAAR, from the coding sequence ATGAGCATCGATCCCGTCACGCTTCAGGTCATCGGCGGCGCGCTGCACACCATCGCCCGCGAAATGGCCTATGTCCTCTACCGGATGTCCTTCTCCTCGATCATCCGCGAGAGCGAGGATCTCGGCGCCGGTCTCTTCGACCGCTCCTTCGCGACGCTGTGCGAGAGCGACAACACCCCGCTGCATATCGGCTCGATCCCCGGCTATCTGCGCGGCATCGAGGCGTCGATGACGACGCCCTGGCGCGAGGGCGACGTCGTCATCCACAACCATCCCTATTTCGGCGCGAGCCATTCGCCCGACATCGCGGTGGTGGTGCCGGTCTTCTTCGAGGGCCGCCATATCGGCTTCGCCGCCAACACCGCCCATCACGTCGATATCGGCTCGGCGACGCCCGGCCTCATCGTCGACATCCAGGACATCTTCGGCGAGGGCATGCTGCTCAAGGCCGTGAAGCTCTACGAGGGCGGCGTCCGCAACGAGACGGTCTGGAATTATCTCGCCAACAATTCCCGCGTCGGCCGCCAGCTTCAGGACGATCTCGGCGCGCAGATCGCCTCGGCGCAGCTCGGCGCCCGCCGCTTCCAGGAGCTCTACGCCACCTATGGCGCCGAGACCGTCGAGGCCGCCTCGGCCGAGCTCATGGCCTATACCGAGCGGATGCTCCGCAAGCGCATCGCCGAGATTCCGGACGGCGACTATGTCGCCGAAAGCTGGCTCGACGACGATGGCCGCAATCGCGGCGTGCGCCTGCCGATCCGCGTCTGCGTGCGCATCCGCGGCGACGAGGCCGAGGTCGACCTGACCGGTTCCTCGCCGCAGGTGCCGACCGCCTTCAACGTGCCCTTCGAGGGCTCGACCAAGGTCGCCTGCTACGTCGCCTTCCGCTCGCTGCTGCTCGACACCTTCACGGCCAGCGTCCCGATCCCCGCCAACGAGGGCTCGTTCCGGCCGATCAAGGTGACGGCGCCGAAGGGCACGATCTTCAATCCGATCTTCCCGACCGCCGCCTCGGCGCGGTTCTCGCAGTGCAACCGCATGATCGACTGCATCATCCGCGCGCTCTCGCCCGTGCTGCCCGAGGCCGCCATCGCCGGCTCCTCGGCCTCGCTGTCTTTCGTCGCCTATTCGGGTCTCAGGAAGACCAGCGGCGACTACTGGGTGTTCATCGAGGTCAACGAGGGCGCCTATGGCGGCCGCCCGCGCTCGGACGGGCCGGATTCGATCGACAATCTGATGGCCAATACCCGCAACAACCCGATCGAGGATCTCGGCATGCATCTGCCGATGATCTGCGACCGCTACGAGCTGCGCGACGATGTCGAATGCGGCGCCGGCCGGTTCCGCGGCGGCATCGGCGTCGTCAAGCATCAGCGCCTGCTCGAAGGCGGCTGGCTGACCCACGAGGCCGAGCGCCACACCGACAAGCCCTGGGGCCTTTTCGGCGGCCATGACGGGGCCGAGGGCCGCGTCGACATCTTCAATCATGCCGATCCGGCCGGGACCACCGAGCCGCAGCATGCCAAGATCTCCGGCGTCGTGATGAAGCCGGGCGATACCATGGCCTTCTATTCGCCCTGCGGCGGCGGCTTCGGCGATCCCCTCGACCGGCCGGTGTCGACGGTGCTCGACGACGTGCTCGACGGCTTCTGCACGATCGCCTATGCCCGCAGCGCCTATGGTGTCGTCATCGACGACGCGATGCGCATCGACCACGAGGCGACGGAGGCGCTGCGCGCCGGAATGGCGGCGGCACGATGA
- a CDS encoding hydantoinase/oxoprolinase family protein, translating into MASIGVDVGGTFTDLVLERDDDGPGGRRVFVHKVPSTPADQSVGVVDGILAICRIAGLDPKAVRRVVHGTTVATNITIEKNGAEVGMLTTKGFRDLLHIARHKRPHNFSLHFDVPWQSDPLVKRRNRMPITERIMPPDGRVETPIDLDEVRAAVREMKARGVEAVIVCFLFSFLNDAHEKAALAIVREEMPEAFASASSEVANVIREFERFSTTAMNAYVGPRTARYLRNLETRLRDEGMDAELRIMQSNGGIGTVATCSERPVTILMSGPAGGVIGGRWAGAMSGVGDVITIDIGGTSADIGVIADGAIRIMNPRDTVVGQHPVLAPMLDLDTIGAGGGSIAFRDEGGAFRVGPRSAGAMPGPACYGKGGTEPTVTDAHVVLGRLDPERFLGGDMAIDPSLAERAVREKIAEPFGMTLEEAALGIVTIVNANMALAIRSNSVARGFDPRRFSLMPFGGAGPLHGVALAEAVAARDVIVPPAPGITAAMGLLATKLAYEFTRSTPTLVSGPAMGDFGAANATLADLTALAAERLAADGVAPEAMIFERVAECRYQGQGFELRTPLPDGPVTAESAGAIVAAFHGVHERDYGYRFDDTQVEIVTLRVIGSAEVPPLTWPGLADAASPDPAEALLYVRPTTFDDRQRLDTPRYDRDRLKAGHVVPGPAIILQHNSTTLVPPGFTARIEKAGNIRIARNQQPSAEVAS; encoded by the coding sequence ATGGCCTCGATCGGCGTCGACGTCGGCGGCACCTTCACCGACCTCGTTCTCGAGCGCGACGACGACGGCCCCGGCGGCCGCCGCGTCTTCGTCCACAAGGTCCCCTCGACCCCGGCCGACCAGTCGGTGGGCGTCGTCGACGGCATCCTCGCGATCTGCCGCATCGCCGGCCTCGATCCGAAGGCGGTCCGCCGCGTCGTGCACGGCACGACGGTCGCGACCAACATCACGATCGAGAAGAACGGCGCCGAAGTCGGCATGCTGACGACGAAGGGCTTCCGCGACCTGCTGCACATCGCGCGCCACAAGCGTCCGCACAATTTTTCGCTGCATTTCGACGTGCCCTGGCAGTCCGATCCGCTGGTGAAGCGGCGCAACCGCATGCCGATCACCGAGCGGATCATGCCGCCGGACGGCCGCGTCGAGACGCCGATCGACCTCGACGAGGTGCGCGCCGCCGTGCGCGAGATGAAGGCGCGCGGCGTCGAGGCGGTGATCGTCTGCTTCCTGTTCTCGTTCCTCAACGACGCGCATGAGAAGGCGGCGCTCGCCATCGTCCGCGAGGAGATGCCGGAGGCCTTCGCCTCGGCCTCTTCCGAGGTGGCGAACGTCATCCGCGAGTTCGAGCGCTTCTCGACCACGGCGATGAACGCCTATGTCGGCCCGCGCACCGCCCGCTATCTGCGCAATCTCGAGACGCGCCTGCGCGACGAGGGCATGGATGCGGAGCTGCGCATCATGCAGTCGAATGGCGGCATCGGAACCGTCGCCACCTGCTCCGAGCGTCCGGTCACCATCCTCATGTCCGGCCCGGCCGGCGGCGTCATCGGCGGCCGCTGGGCCGGCGCGATGTCCGGCGTCGGCGACGTCATCACCATCGACATCGGCGGCACCTCGGCTGATATCGGCGTCATCGCCGATGGCGCCATCCGCATCATGAACCCGCGCGACACGGTCGTCGGCCAGCATCCGGTGCTTGCGCCGATGCTCGATCTCGACACGATCGGCGCCGGCGGGGGCTCCATCGCCTTCCGCGACGAAGGCGGCGCGTTCCGCGTCGGCCCGCGCTCGGCCGGCGCCATGCCGGGTCCGGCCTGCTACGGCAAGGGCGGCACCGAGCCCACCGTCACCGACGCCCATGTCGTGCTCGGCCGGCTCGATCCCGAGCGCTTCCTCGGCGGCGACATGGCGATCGATCCCTCGCTCGCCGAGAGGGCGGTGCGTGAAAAGATCGCCGAGCCCTTCGGCATGACGCTGGAAGAAGCCGCGCTCGGCATCGTCACCATCGTCAACGCCAATATGGCGCTCGCCATCCGCTCCAATTCGGTGGCGCGCGGCTTCGACCCGCGCCGCTTCTCGCTGATGCCGTTCGGCGGCGCCGGCCCGCTGCATGGCGTGGCGCTGGCCGAAGCCGTCGCGGCGCGCGACGTCATCGTGCCGCCGGCGCCGGGCATCACCGCCGCCATGGGCCTGCTCGCGACAAAGCTCGCCTACGAGTTCACGCGCTCGACGCCGACCCTCGTCAGCGGTCCGGCGATGGGCGATTTCGGCGCCGCCAACGCGACGCTCGCCGATCTCACGGCGCTCGCAGCCGAGCGGCTCGCCGCAGACGGCGTCGCGCCCGAGGCGATGATCTTCGAGCGCGTCGCCGAATGCCGCTATCAGGGCCAGGGCTTCGAGCTGCGCACCCCGCTTCCCGATGGTCCCGTGACGGCCGAGAGTGCCGGGGCGATCGTCGCGGCCTTCCACGGCGTGCACGAGCGCGACTACGGCTATCGCTTCGACGATACGCAGGTCGAGATCGTGACGCTCCGGGTGATCGGCTCCGCCGAGGTGCCGCCACTCACCTGGCCGGGCCTCGCCGATGCCGCCTCGCCCGATCCGGCGGAGGCGCTTCTCTATGTCCGGCCGACGACCTTCGACGATCGCCAGCGTCTCGACACGCCCCGCTACGACCGCGACCGCCTGAAGGCTGGCCATGTCGTGCCCGGCCCGGCGATCATCCTGCAGCACAACTCGACGACTCTGGTGCCGCCCGGCTTCACCGCGCGCATCGAGAAGGCCGGCAATATCCGCATCGCCCGCAACCAGCAGCCTTCCGCCGAGGTGGCGTCATGA
- a CDS encoding isochorismatase family protein, translated as MQQDFEQALRTAFKEYAAFYKGRGFMRRLGYGKRPAIVNVDLAKAWTTKGSAFACDGMETIIPATQRLIAAGRALGLPIVFTTCAYEIVDGPFADTGLWGKKIPLEHLKAGSPLCEIDDRLERRADELLVVKKRASAFQGTDLAGYLTSLGVDTVILTGVTLSSCVRLSCEDALWNGFRPIVVRECVGDRIAGAVEWNLFDIDAKFGDVEPLEGVLAYLDSLSPEAR; from the coding sequence ATGCAGCAGGACTTCGAGCAGGCCCTCCGGACGGCGTTCAAGGAATATGCGGCCTTCTACAAGGGACGCGGCTTCATGCGGCGCCTCGGCTATGGCAAGCGTCCGGCGATCGTGAATGTCGATCTCGCCAAGGCCTGGACGACGAAGGGCAGCGCCTTCGCCTGCGACGGCATGGAGACGATCATTCCGGCGACGCAGCGGCTCATCGCAGCCGGCCGCGCGCTCGGCCTGCCGATCGTGTTCACCACCTGCGCCTACGAGATCGTGGACGGCCCCTTCGCCGACACCGGCCTCTGGGGCAAGAAGATCCCGCTGGAACATCTGAAGGCCGGCAGCCCGCTCTGCGAGATCGACGACCGCCTCGAGCGGCGGGCCGACGAACTCCTCGTCGTCAAGAAGCGGGCGAGCGCCTTCCAGGGCACCGATCTCGCCGGCTACCTCACCTCGCTCGGCGTCGACACCGTGATCCTGACCGGCGTCACCTTGTCGTCCTGCGTGCGCCTCTCCTGCGAGGACGCGCTGTGGAACGGCTTCCGCCCGATCGTCGTGCGCGAATGCGTCGGCGACCGCATCGCCGGGGCGGTGGAATGGAACCTCTTCGACATCGACGCCAAGTTCGGCGATGTCGAGCCGCTCGAAGGCGTCCTCGCCTATCTCGATAGCCTCTCGCCGGAGGCGCGCTGA
- the ade gene encoding adenine deaminase, with the protein MTDADGLKRMIRAGQGAEPADLVIRDVALLDLVTGAVETTDIAIVADRIVGTHGRYEGEHVIDGAGRYAVPGFIDTHLHVESSLVTPFEFDRCVLPHGVTTAICDPHEIANVLGGAGIRYFLDAAERTVMDLRVNLSSCVPATAFETAGAALSIDDLLPFADHPKVIGLAEMMNFPGVLATDPGVLAKLAAFQGRHIDGHAPLLRGMALNGYLAAGIRTDHEATSAAEAREKLAKGMAVLIREGSVSKDLAALAEVLDENSSSFMALCTDDRNPLDIAEEGHLDALIRMLVARGRPLHHVYRAASWSAARIFGLRDRGLVAPGWRADIVLLDDLGECRVSEVIAAGRPVTDALFAARDSVPPVGFGSVKAPEVTAASFAVSGRRGNQETSVIGVKAGLIITSHEKAVLPVENGESKPDLGRDIVKVAVVERHGKNGNIGRGFVTGFGLKRGAIASSVGHDSHNITVIGASDADMAVAVNRLRETGGGFVVGVDGAVVAELALPIAGLMSDLSFDAVRDKLHHLREAAYGLGCTLPEPFLQIAFLPLPVIPHLKITDRGMFDVDAFRLIEE; encoded by the coding sequence ATGACGGATGCTGACGGGCTGAAGCGGATGATCCGCGCGGGGCAGGGCGCGGAGCCTGCCGACCTCGTGATCCGCGACGTGGCGCTGCTCGATCTCGTCACCGGCGCGGTCGAGACGACCGACATCGCGATCGTCGCCGACCGCATCGTCGGCACGCATGGCCGCTACGAGGGCGAGCACGTCATCGACGGGGCCGGCCGCTACGCGGTGCCGGGCTTTATCGACACGCATCTCCATGTCGAATCGTCGCTGGTGACGCCGTTCGAGTTCGACCGCTGCGTGTTGCCGCATGGCGTGACGACGGCGATCTGCGATCCGCACGAGATCGCCAATGTGCTCGGCGGCGCGGGCATCCGCTATTTCCTCGACGCGGCCGAGCGGACGGTGATGGACCTCCGCGTCAACCTCTCGTCCTGCGTCCCGGCAACCGCCTTCGAGACGGCGGGCGCTGCGCTATCGATCGACGATCTGTTGCCCTTCGCCGACCATCCGAAGGTGATCGGCCTCGCCGAGATGATGAATTTTCCCGGCGTGCTCGCGACCGATCCGGGCGTGCTGGCGAAGCTCGCGGCCTTCCAGGGCCGGCATATCGACGGCCATGCGCCGCTTCTGCGCGGCATGGCGCTGAACGGCTATCTCGCGGCCGGCATCCGCACCGATCACGAGGCGACCAGCGCCGCCGAGGCGCGCGAGAAGCTCGCCAAGGGCATGGCGGTGCTCATCCGCGAGGGCTCGGTCTCGAAGGATCTCGCGGCGCTCGCCGAGGTGCTGGACGAGAATTCCTCGAGCTTCATGGCGCTCTGCACCGACGACCGCAACCCGCTCGACATCGCCGAGGAAGGCCATCTCGATGCGCTGATCCGCATGCTCGTCGCCCGCGGCCGGCCGCTGCATCACGTCTATCGCGCGGCGAGCTGGTCGGCGGCGCGCATCTTCGGGCTGCGCGATCGCGGCCTCGTCGCGCCCGGCTGGCGGGCCGACATCGTCCTTCTCGACGATCTCGGCGAGTGCCGCGTCTCTGAGGTGATCGCCGCCGGACGGCCGGTCACGGACGCGCTGTTCGCCGCGCGCGACAGCGTCCCGCCGGTCGGCTTCGGCTCGGTCAAGGCGCCGGAGGTCACCGCCGCGTCCTTCGCCGTCTCGGGACGGCGCGGCAACCAGGAGACCTCGGTCATCGGCGTGAAGGCCGGGCTCATCATCACCAGCCACGAGAAGGCGGTGCTGCCGGTCGAGAACGGCGAGAGCAAGCCCGACCTCGGCCGCGACATCGTCAAGGTGGCCGTGGTCGAGCGGCACGGCAAGAACGGCAATATCGGGCGCGGCTTCGTCACCGGCTTCGGGCTGAAGCGCGGCGCCATCGCCTCCTCGGTCGGCCATGACAGCCACAACATCACTGTCATCGGCGCCTCGGATGCCGACATGGCGGTGGCCGTCAACCGGCTGCGCGAGACGGGCGGCGGCTTCGTCGTGGGGGTGGACGGCGCGGTCGTCGCCGAACTGGCGCTTCCGATCGCCGGGCTGATGTCGGACCTCTCCTTCGACGCGGTGCGCGACAAGCTGCATCACCTGCGCGAGGCGGCCTATGGCCTCGGCTGCACGCTGCCCGAGCCGTTCCTGCAGATCGCCTTCCTGCCGCTGCCCGTCATTCCGCATCTGAAGATCACCGACCGCGGCATGTTCGACGTCGACGCGTTCCGGCTGATCGAGGAATGA